In Nonomuraea sp. NBC_00507, the following are encoded in one genomic region:
- a CDS encoding LacI family DNA-binding transcriptional regulator, producing the protein MNGHARLADIAAQAGVSEATVSRVLNGKPGVSAGTRQAVMTALDLMGYERPPRLRQRSNGLVGLVTPELDNPIFPAFAQAIEKALTQHGYTPVLCTQLPGGAPEDEFTELLVDRGVSGIVFMSGLHADTTARMDRYTRLVDRGLPIVLVDGYSEHIDAPFISPDDRMAVRLSVQHLVDLGHERIGLALGPRRFVPVIRKIEGFKQVMAHLLGTADVDDLIAHSLFSVEGGQAAATQLLTRGCTGIVCASDLMALGAIRACREKGLSVPGEVSVVGFDDSPLIAFTDPPLTTVRKPIGAMASAAVQTLLEEVSGAPAKHVELIFQPELVVRGSTGSGPLVNR; encoded by the coding sequence ATGAATGGTCACGCTCGCCTTGCCGACATCGCAGCCCAGGCCGGGGTGAGTGAGGCCACGGTCAGCCGGGTGCTCAACGGCAAACCCGGGGTCTCCGCGGGCACCCGCCAGGCGGTGATGACCGCGCTCGACCTCATGGGCTACGAGCGCCCGCCCCGGCTGCGGCAGCGCAGCAACGGACTGGTCGGCCTGGTGACGCCCGAGCTGGACAATCCGATCTTCCCGGCGTTCGCGCAGGCCATCGAGAAGGCGCTGACCCAGCACGGCTACACGCCCGTGTTGTGCACGCAGCTGCCCGGCGGCGCGCCCGAGGACGAGTTCACCGAGCTGCTCGTGGATCGCGGGGTGAGCGGCATCGTCTTCATGTCGGGCCTGCACGCCGACACGACCGCGCGGATGGACCGCTACACCCGCCTGGTCGACCGCGGGCTGCCGATCGTGCTGGTGGACGGCTACAGCGAGCACATCGACGCGCCCTTCATCTCGCCCGACGACCGCATGGCCGTGCGGCTGTCCGTGCAGCACCTCGTCGACCTCGGTCACGAGCGCATCGGGCTGGCGCTGGGGCCGCGCAGGTTCGTGCCGGTGATCAGGAAGATCGAGGGCTTCAAGCAGGTCATGGCGCACCTGCTCGGCACGGCCGACGTGGACGACCTGATCGCGCACTCGCTGTTCTCGGTCGAGGGCGGGCAGGCGGCCGCCACCCAGCTGCTCACCCGCGGCTGCACCGGCATCGTGTGCGCCAGCGACCTGATGGCGCTCGGCGCGATCCGGGCCTGCAGGGAGAAGGGGCTGTCGGTGCCGGGGGAGGTGTCCGTGGTCGGGTTCGACGACTCGCCGCTGATCGCGTTCACCGACCCGCCGCTGACCACCGTGCGCAAGCCGATCGGCGCCATGGCCTCGGCAGCCGTGCAGACGCTGCTCGAGGAGGTCAGCGGCGCGCCCGCCAAGCACGTTGAGCTGATCTTCCAGCCGGAGCTGGTGGTCCGCGGCTCCACCGGCTCCGGTCCGCTGGTCAACCGGTGA
- a CDS encoding carbohydrate kinase family protein, whose amino-acid sequence MRDLLVLGGAGVDTTVYVPELPLPYKDTYQVPPVVDRIGNTGAGVALGCHALGLDVSFADLIGDDPQGALIRHALRDLDCSWGPADAGTRRSVLLVGPDGRRTSFYDAKVTPGERLPRQLYADVRARHVHVSIMDFCRHVYPDLDGVPISTDLHDWDGVNTYHKDFAYRSDLVFLSAAALKDPAVVMGDVLGRGRARTVVCTLGADGCLVLTRETGLRAFPAAPLPGPVADSNGAGDAFVSGFLYGTLRGRPLEECVRLGSIAGAHACTAAGTHESPITESLLLSRSAAA is encoded by the coding sequence GTGAGGGACCTTCTGGTCCTCGGCGGTGCCGGGGTCGACACGACCGTCTACGTGCCCGAGCTGCCGCTGCCGTACAAGGACACCTACCAGGTGCCGCCGGTCGTCGACAGGATCGGCAACACCGGCGCGGGGGTGGCGCTCGGCTGCCACGCGCTCGGGCTGGACGTCTCGTTCGCCGACCTGATCGGCGACGACCCGCAGGGCGCGCTGATCCGCCACGCGCTGCGCGACCTCGACTGCTCCTGGGGACCGGCCGACGCGGGCACGCGCAGGAGCGTGCTGCTCGTAGGTCCCGACGGCCGCCGCACCTCCTTCTACGACGCCAAGGTCACGCCCGGCGAGCGCCTGCCCAGGCAGCTGTACGCGGACGTCCGGGCCAGGCACGTCCACGTGTCGATCATGGACTTCTGCCGCCACGTCTACCCCGACCTGGACGGCGTGCCGATCTCCACGGACCTGCACGACTGGGACGGCGTCAACACCTACCACAAGGACTTCGCCTACCGTTCCGACCTGGTGTTCCTGTCGGCCGCCGCGCTCAAGGACCCGGCCGTCGTGATGGGCGACGTGCTCGGCCGCGGCCGCGCCCGCACCGTCGTGTGCACGCTCGGCGCGGACGGCTGCCTGGTGCTGACCCGCGAGACCGGACTGCGGGCCTTCCCCGCCGCCCCGTTGCCCGGGCCGGTGGCCGACAGCAACGGCGCGGGCGACGCGTTCGTCTCCGGTTTCCTGTACGGCACGCTGCGCGGCAGGCCGCTGGAGGAGTGCGTCAGGCTGGGCTCGATCGCCGGGGCACACGCGTGCACGGCCGCCGGCACCCACGAGTCCCCGATCACGGAGTCCCTCCTTCTGAGCCGGTCCGCCGCCGCTTGA
- a CDS encoding ABC transporter ATP-binding protein, translated as MSSVVLDKVTKVYPGDYLAVDRLSLRAEDGEFLVLLGPSGCGKSTLLRMIAGLEEITQGELWLDGQMANHLAPRDRDVAMVFQNGALYPHRTVRGNIAFPLEIAKSDPAMVRERVKELSKALHIDETLDRRPGTLSGGQRQRVAMGRAIVRQPKLFLMDEPLSNLDAGMRTELRMEISALVRSLGVTTIYVTHDQVEALTLADRIAILNRGVLQDVGTPAQIYNDPATAFVAAFLNSQQLNLLAAAVRTPQNQYVLLDFGPHRLTIPWSDPRAYAISQHTGGHVLVGMRPDGLAPVPETYEGPAFFGRVRALEYHGHEWLAYLECGMPAVPVPEPPERSGRVNGVKNGSGKLSGLMRRMFSPPREEPQEQERVGQNPNSGIHRRSDLIVRLGNRPVWRAGDASKVAVDLSRIMIFTPDGARIDPPRR; from the coding sequence ATGAGCTCGGTCGTTCTCGACAAAGTGACCAAGGTGTACCCGGGCGACTACCTCGCAGTCGACCGGCTCAGCCTGCGTGCCGAGGATGGCGAGTTCCTCGTCCTCCTGGGCCCTTCAGGATGCGGCAAGTCCACCTTGCTCCGGATGATCGCGGGCCTTGAGGAGATCACCCAAGGCGAGCTCTGGCTGGACGGCCAGATGGCCAACCACCTGGCGCCACGCGACCGCGACGTCGCCATGGTGTTCCAGAACGGCGCCCTGTACCCGCACCGGACCGTGCGCGGGAACATCGCGTTCCCCTTGGAGATCGCCAAGTCGGACCCGGCGATGGTGCGTGAGCGGGTCAAGGAACTGTCGAAGGCGTTGCACATCGACGAGACGCTGGACCGCCGCCCGGGCACACTCTCCGGCGGCCAGCGCCAGCGGGTCGCGATGGGCCGGGCGATCGTGCGCCAGCCCAAGCTGTTCCTCATGGACGAGCCGCTGTCGAACCTCGACGCCGGCATGCGCACCGAGCTGCGCATGGAGATCTCCGCGCTGGTCAGGTCGCTCGGCGTCACCACCATCTACGTCACGCACGACCAGGTGGAGGCGCTCACGCTGGCCGACAGGATCGCCATTTTGAATCGCGGCGTCCTGCAGGACGTGGGCACTCCGGCCCAGATTTACAACGATCCAGCCACGGCGTTCGTGGCGGCGTTCCTCAACTCCCAGCAGTTGAACCTGTTAGCGGCCGCAGTCAGGACGCCGCAGAACCAGTACGTGCTGCTCGACTTCGGCCCGCACCGGCTGACGATCCCGTGGAGCGATCCGCGGGCGTACGCCATCTCGCAGCACACCGGCGGCCACGTGCTGGTGGGGATGCGGCCCGACGGGCTGGCGCCGGTGCCGGAGACGTACGAGGGGCCGGCGTTCTTCGGGCGGGTGCGGGCGCTGGAGTACCACGGGCACGAGTGGCTGGCGTACCTGGAGTGCGGCATGCCGGCCGTCCCGGTGCCCGAGCCGCCGGAGCGGAGCGGGCGGGTCAACGGCGTCAAGAACGGCTCGGGCAAGCTGTCGGGGCTGATGCGGCGGATGTTCTCGCCTCCGAGGGAGGAGCCTCAGGAGCAGGAACGGGTGGGCCAGAACCCGAACAGCGGCATCCACCGCCGCTCTGACCTGATCGTCCGCCTGGGCAACCGGCCGGTCTGGCGGGCCGGCGACGCCTCCAAGGTCGCCGTCGACCTCTCCCGCATCATGATCTTCACGCCGGACGGCGCCCGCATCGACCCACCGCGCCGCTGA
- a CDS encoding glycoside hydrolase family 13 protein produces the protein MTAWWRNAVIYQVYVRSFADGDGDGVGDLIGIRDRLPYLAGLGVDAVWLTPFYRSPMADFGYDVSDYRDVDPLFGTLADAKALIDEAHQQGLRVIVDIVPNHTSAAHPWFQQALRGERRDRYIFRDRPNDWESIFGGPAWTQVEDGQWYLHLFDPAQPDLNWDDHEVRGEFESILRFWLDLGVDGFRVDVAHGMVKPAGLPDIGKGNQARMVGREPVPFFDNDGVHEIHRAWRRVLDSYPGERIGVAEAWAPTPERLAMYVRPDELHQAFNFHYLFAPWDAAELREVIDSSLATAASVGAPTTWVLSNHDVKRHVTRYGGLDRARAAALLTLALPGSAYVYQGDELGLPEVLDLPPEVCLDPQRLRDPDSGRDGCRVPLPWTRRDPEAGWANPWLPIPAEWAELSVEAQEGAPGSTLELYRTALRLRRSFDGDLTWHDSPEGTLVFSRGDLVCAVNLTGTPVDFGLGGEVLLASNEPGAADSAVWLKVKCGL, from the coding sequence ATGACCGCGTGGTGGCGGAACGCCGTGATCTACCAGGTCTACGTGCGTAGCTTCGCCGACGGAGACGGCGACGGCGTCGGTGACCTGATCGGCATTCGCGATCGCCTGCCGTACCTGGCCGGGCTGGGCGTGGACGCCGTCTGGCTGACGCCCTTCTACCGCTCGCCGATGGCCGACTTCGGCTACGACGTGTCCGACTACCGCGACGTCGACCCCCTGTTCGGCACCCTGGCCGACGCCAAGGCGCTGATCGACGAGGCGCACCAGCAGGGGCTGCGGGTGATCGTGGACATCGTCCCCAACCACACCTCCGCCGCGCATCCCTGGTTCCAGCAGGCGTTGCGCGGCGAGCGGCGGGATCGCTACATCTTCCGCGACCGGCCGAACGACTGGGAGTCGATCTTCGGCGGCCCGGCCTGGACCCAGGTGGAGGACGGGCAGTGGTATCTCCACCTGTTCGACCCCGCCCAGCCGGACCTCAACTGGGACGACCACGAGGTGCGCGGCGAGTTCGAGTCGATCCTGCGTTTCTGGCTCGACCTGGGCGTGGACGGCTTCCGGGTGGACGTGGCGCACGGCATGGTCAAGCCGGCCGGCCTGCCCGACATCGGCAAGGGAAACCAGGCCAGGATGGTCGGCAGGGAGCCGGTGCCGTTCTTTGACAACGACGGCGTGCACGAGATCCACCGGGCCTGGCGGCGCGTGCTCGACTCCTATCCCGGCGAGCGGATCGGCGTGGCCGAGGCGTGGGCGCCCACGCCCGAGCGGCTGGCCATGTACGTCCGCCCGGACGAGCTGCACCAGGCGTTCAACTTCCACTACCTGTTCGCGCCGTGGGACGCCGCCGAGCTGCGCGAGGTGATCGACTCCTCGCTGGCCACCGCCGCGTCCGTGGGCGCGCCGACCACCTGGGTGTTGTCCAACCACGACGTCAAGCGGCACGTCACCCGCTACGGCGGCCTGGACAGGGCCCGCGCGGCCGCGTTGCTGACCCTCGCACTGCCCGGCTCGGCCTACGTCTACCAGGGCGACGAGCTGGGCCTGCCCGAGGTGCTCGACCTGCCGCCCGAGGTGTGCCTCGACCCGCAGCGGCTGCGCGATCCCGACAGCGGCCGCGACGGCTGCCGGGTGCCGCTGCCCTGGACGCGCCGCGACCCGGAGGCCGGGTGGGCGAACCCGTGGCTGCCGATTCCGGCGGAGTGGGCCGAGCTGAGCGTGGAGGCCCAGGAGGGCGCCCCCGGCTCGACACTCGAGCTTTACCGGACCGCGCTGCGGCTGCGGCGGTCCTTCGACGGGGACCTGACCTGGCACGACTCTCCCGAGGGCACGCTGGTCTTCTCCCGGGGCGATCTGGTGTGCGCCGTCAATCTCACGGGGACACCTGTGGACTTCGGTCTCGGCGGCGAGGTGCTGCTGGCCTCGAATGAGCCTGGAGCAGCGGATTCGGCGGTCTGGTTGAAAGTAAAGTGTGGCCTATGA